A single genomic interval of Adhaeribacter pallidiroseus harbors:
- a CDS encoding CCA tRNA nucleotidyltransferase: protein MQTFSLPEHRIFRVIAAAAAHLQVETYVIGGFVRDIILKRPSKDIDVVCVGDGMALAQKVAGLLPDKPPVTVFKNFGTAMLRADEWEVEFVGARRESYRSDSRKPEVEAGTLRDDLNRRDFTINALGISLNPNSYGALIDEFDGLGDIRRKIIKTPLNPDVTFTDDPLRMMRAIRFATQLNFDIEPDTFDAIARNKERIAIISKERITDELNKIILAAIPSYGFKLLYQTGLLELIFPKMVALHGVETINGNSHKDNFYHTLQVLDNVAKTSNDLWLRWAAILHDIAKPETKRYSEKVGWTFHGHEDRGARLVPKIFAELKLPLNEHMRFVQKLVKLHLRPIALVKDSVTDSAVRRLLYEAGADIDELMVLCNADITSKDHNKVKKYLQNFKKVGVKMKQVEETDQLRNFQPVITGEIIMETFGLKPSREVGIIKESLTEAILDGHIKNEYEQAFAYMLQKGQEMGLVVVKE, encoded by the coding sequence ATGCAAACATTTTCGTTACCGGAACATCGCATTTTTAGAGTTATTGCCGCCGCCGCCGCGCACCTGCAAGTAGAAACCTATGTAATCGGCGGCTTCGTACGAGATATTATCTTAAAAAGACCGTCGAAAGATATTGATGTAGTTTGTGTGGGCGATGGAATGGCTTTGGCGCAAAAGGTGGCCGGGCTTTTACCCGATAAACCACCGGTTACGGTATTTAAAAATTTTGGCACGGCCATGCTCCGGGCCGACGAGTGGGAAGTAGAGTTTGTAGGTGCGCGCCGCGAATCGTACCGCAGCGACTCCCGTAAACCGGAAGTAGAAGCCGGTACGCTACGGGACGATTTAAACCGCCGGGATTTTACCATTAATGCTTTAGGTATTTCCCTGAACCCAAACAGTTACGGCGCCCTCATCGATGAGTTTGATGGACTCGGCGACATTCGCCGGAAAATTATTAAAACACCCTTAAACCCGGATGTAACTTTCACCGACGATCCCTTACGCATGATGCGGGCTATCCGGTTTGCCACGCAATTAAATTTTGACATTGAACCCGACACCTTCGATGCGATCGCGCGCAACAAAGAACGTATTGCCATTATTTCGAAAGAGCGCATAACCGACGAGCTGAATAAAATTATCCTGGCGGCTATTCCTTCTTACGGTTTTAAGCTTTTGTACCAAACGGGTTTGCTGGAGCTGATTTTCCCGAAAATGGTAGCTTTGCACGGGGTTGAAACGATTAATGGCAACTCGCACAAAGATAACTTTTACCATACCTTGCAGGTGCTCGATAACGTGGCCAAAACTTCCAACGACTTATGGCTACGCTGGGCCGCTATTCTGCACGACATTGCCAAACCGGAAACCAAACGCTATTCCGAGAAAGTAGGCTGGACCTTTCACGGGCACGAAGACCGGGGGGCTCGTTTGGTGCCCAAGATATTTGCCGAGCTTAAATTACCTTTAAACGAGCACATGCGTTTTGTGCAGAAATTAGTAAAACTGCACCTGCGGCCTATTGCCTTAGTTAAAGATTCTGTAACGGATTCGGCGGTGCGGCGCCTGCTCTACGAAGCCGGTGCCGATATTGATGAATTAATGGTGCTCTGTAACGCCGATATTACTTCTAAAGACCATAACAAAGTAAAGAAGTACCTACAGAATTTTAAAAAAGTAGGCGTAAAAATGAAGCAGGTAGAAGAAACCGATCAACTGCGGAATTTTCAACCGGTAATTACAGGTGAAATTATTATGGAAACGTTCGGGCTAAAACCTTCGCGGGAGGTAGGTATTATTAAAGAGAGTTTAACGGAAGCGATTCTGGATGGCCATATTAAAAACGAATACGAACAAGCTTTTGCCTATATGCTGCAAAAAGGTCAGGAAATGGGATTAGTAGTTGTAAAAGAATAA
- the mce gene encoding methylmalonyl-CoA epimerase: MNKVEHIGIAVKNLEKANLIYTQLLGIEPYKTEEVPSEQVITSFFRTGESKIELLAATDETSVIAQFILKKGEGMHHVAFAVDDIVVEMARLKQAGFTLLSETPKFGADNKLICFVHPKEANGVLIELCQERK; the protein is encoded by the coding sequence ATGAATAAAGTGGAACATATTGGTATCGCGGTAAAAAATCTGGAGAAAGCCAACCTAATCTACACCCAGCTTTTAGGAATCGAACCTTACAAAACGGAAGAGGTACCATCTGAGCAAGTTATTACTTCTTTTTTCCGAACTGGCGAATCGAAAATTGAGTTGCTGGCCGCTACCGATGAAACTAGCGTAATTGCGCAGTTTATTTTAAAAAAAGGGGAAGGTATGCACCACGTAGCTTTTGCCGTGGACGATATTGTAGTGGAAATGGCCCGCTTAAAACAAGCCGGATTTACCTTGCTAAGCGAAACGCCTAAATTTGGCGCGGATAATAAGCTGATATGTTTTGTTCATCCCAAAGAGGCAAATGGTGTACTCATTGAACTCTGCCAGGAAAGAAAATGA
- a CDS encoding IscS subfamily cysteine desulfurase translates to MRQLPIYLDNNATTPLDPRVLEAMMPYLTQHFGNAASRHHAYGWAAEEAVDQAREQVAALINCHPKEIIFTSGATESDNLALKGVFDMYAVKGNHIITVNTEHKAVLDTCQHLEKIGAHVTYLPVNAEGLIDLQELEAAITPRTILISVMYGNNETGVIQPIPEISTIARKHEVLFMTDATQAVGKVPVDVEADQIDLMAFSAHKMYGPKGVGALYVRRNNPKVKITAQMDGGGHERGRRSGTLNVPGIVGLGKACELCCLEMVSEAERIKNMRDYLESELLQIDGSRLNGAKNYRLPHVSNISFDHVEGEGLLLGLKDIAVSSGSACTSAVIEPSYILKALGLSDELAYATLRFGLGRFTTPEQMEYTVRHVREVIQRQKKMSALL, encoded by the coding sequence ATGCGCCAACTTCCGATATATTTAGATAATAATGCTACCACTCCCCTGGACCCGCGGGTTTTAGAAGCTATGATGCCTTACCTAACCCAACATTTCGGAAATGCCGCCTCCCGCCACCATGCTTACGGTTGGGCCGCCGAAGAAGCCGTTGATCAAGCCCGGGAGCAAGTAGCCGCCTTAATCAACTGCCACCCCAAAGAAATTATTTTTACGTCGGGGGCCACCGAATCTGATAATCTGGCACTTAAAGGAGTGTTCGACATGTACGCCGTTAAAGGCAACCATATTATAACCGTTAATACCGAACACAAAGCCGTTTTGGATACCTGCCAGCACCTGGAAAAAATAGGTGCCCACGTTACCTACCTGCCCGTAAATGCGGAAGGTTTAATTGATTTACAAGAACTGGAAGCCGCCATTACGCCTCGTACCATTTTAATATCCGTGATGTACGGCAACAATGAAACCGGCGTTATTCAACCGATCCCCGAAATTTCAACCATTGCCCGTAAACACGAGGTGTTGTTTATGACAGACGCCACCCAGGCGGTAGGCAAAGTTCCGGTAGATGTGGAAGCTGATCAGATTGACTTAATGGCTTTTTCGGCTCATAAAATGTACGGCCCCAAAGGAGTAGGTGCCTTGTACGTGCGTCGGAATAATCCCAAGGTAAAAATTACCGCGCAAATGGATGGTGGCGGACACGAACGCGGCAGGCGTTCCGGCACTTTAAACGTGCCGGGTATTGTGGGCTTGGGAAAAGCCTGCGAGTTGTGTTGTTTGGAGATGGTTTCAGAAGCGGAGCGAATAAAAAATATGCGCGATTACCTGGAAAGCGAACTCCTACAAATCGATGGTTCCCGGTTGAATGGTGCTAAAAATTACCGTTTACCGCATGTTTCTAATATTTCTTTTGATCACGTGGAGGGAGAAGGATTATTATTGGGATTAAAAGATATAGCGGTTTCTTCCGGTTCAGCGTGTACCTCCGCGGTTATAGAACCATCTTATATTTTAAAAGCCTTGGGTTTAAGCGATGAATTAGCG